Proteins from a single region of Punica granatum isolate Tunisia-2019 chromosome 8, ASM765513v2, whole genome shotgun sequence:
- the LOC116188528 gene encoding FAD-dependent monooxygenase atmM-like: protein MKQPQPRAVVVGGSIAGVSCAHTLALAGWDVVVLEKLRGPPTGSSTGVGVGIDPLVQRIIGSWLRKPGSLHNISLPLTVHQVKLLHTISDRKISKILTRDERFNHIAVHWADIHGLLYNSTPQQVLFLWGHLFHSFSVSNNKKSVKVKAKVLQSGETIEVDGDLLVAADGCLSSGSQSFLPDLKLRYSGYCAWRGVFDYSGIEDSENMKWIRAVYPGLGKCLCFDLAPGTHNAFPNKRINWLWYINQPEPELKVVPLLFLRSFHETQSTKTLLVRFG, encoded by the exons ATGAAGCAGCCGCAGCCGAGGGCAGTGGTGGTCGGAGGGAGCATAGCAGGAGTGTCGTGTGCCCACACGCTTGCCTTGGCTGGCTGGGATGTCGTAGTCCTTGAGAAGTTGCGCGGGCCTCCAACTGGCAGCTCCACTGGCGTTGGTGTCGGTATAGACCCTCTCGTGCAGCGGATAATTGGATCGTGGCTCCGGAAACCAGGCAGCCTTCATAATATAAGCTTGCCGCTGACGGTTCATCAGGTAAAACTTCTCCACA CAATCAGTGATAGGAAGATCAGCAAAATCCTCACAAGAGATGAACGCTTCAACCACATTGCAGTCCACTGGGCAGACATCCACGGCCTTCTCTATAACTCGACCCCGCAACAGGTTCTCTTCCTCTGGGGCCACCTTTTCCACTCTTTCTCCGTGTCCAACAACAAGAAATCTGTCAAGGTTAAGGCCAAGGTTCTTCAGAGTGGAGAAACCATCGAAGTCGATGGGGATTTGCTTGTCGCCGCTGATGGTTGCCTCTCTTCGGGAAGCCAGAGTTTCCTTCCGGACCTCAAACTAAG GTATTCAGGTTACTGTGCTTGGAGAGGAGTATTTGATTATTCTGGGATTGAAGATTCCGAAAACATGAAATGGATCAGAGCAGTGTACCCTGGGCTCGGGAAATGCTTGTGCTTTGACTTGGCACCAGGAACTCACAATGCCTTCCCGAACAAACGAATTAACTGGCTCTGGTATATCAATCAGCCCGAACCCGAGCTGAAGGTAGTCCCTCTTCTATTCCTGAGATCTTTCCATGAAACTCAATCTACTAAAACTCTTTTGGTTCGGTTTGGCTAG